The Silurus meridionalis isolate SWU-2019-XX chromosome 16, ASM1480568v1, whole genome shotgun sequence genome has a segment encoding these proteins:
- the si:ch211-66i15.4 gene encoding protein pitchfork isoform X1, with protein sequence MAARNKVTTVAFGSCQDRKIFPVHRTPNRMGIEDLTLESLPTPGPGSYDNHVVNTIVYNLERKPESKKGYSLAARTSPRFIQPFQTVTPSPQEYQQDWSGSEKCAPGRTAFNSTAQRFTSKSTTISSNPGPGTYSPGGPCNRKVSWPMKFGSPDWSSVPMQKKKGLRTELPCDKELRKHRNRVAYLRLYYS encoded by the exons ATGGCGGCACGCAACAAAG TTACTACTGTGGCCTTCGGGAGCTGCCAGGATAGAAAAATATTTCCAGTACACAGGACACCAAATCGCATGGGAATTGAAGATCTCACACTGGAGAGTTTACCAACACCTGGCCCTGGCAGCTATGATAACCATGTG GTGAATACGATTGTTTATAACCTCgaaagaaaaccagaaagtAAGAAAGGCTATAGTTTAGCAGCCCGCACTTCGCCTCGCTTCATCCAGCCCTTCCAG aCTGTCACTCCATCACCCCAGGAATACCAGCAGGACTGGAGCGGGTCAGAAAAATGTGCTCCTGGAAGAACAGCGTTCAACTCCACTGCACAGAGGTTTACGTCCAAGTCTACTACAATCAGCTCCAACCCTGG ACCAGGTACCTACTCGCCTGGTGGGCCATGCAATCGGAAGGTATCATGGCCAATGAAATTTGGCTCACCAGACTGGTCCAGTGTGCCCATGCAGAAGAAAAAGGGACTTCGCACAGAg CTTCCATGTGACAAGGAGCTCCGGAAACATCGCAACAGAGTAGCTTATTTACGATTGTACTATTCATGA
- the si:ch211-66i15.4 gene encoding protein pitchfork isoform X3, which translates to MAARNKVTTVAFGSCQDRKIFPVHRTPNRMGIEDLTLESLPTPGPGSYDNHVTVTPSPQEYQQDWSGSEKCAPGRTAFNSTAQRFTSKSTTISSNPGPGTYSPGGPCNRKVSWPMKFGSPDWSSVPMQKKKGLRTELPCDKELRKHRNRVAYLRLYYS; encoded by the exons ATGGCGGCACGCAACAAAG TTACTACTGTGGCCTTCGGGAGCTGCCAGGATAGAAAAATATTTCCAGTACACAGGACACCAAATCGCATGGGAATTGAAGATCTCACACTGGAGAGTTTACCAACACCTGGCCCTGGCAGCTATGATAACCATGTG aCTGTCACTCCATCACCCCAGGAATACCAGCAGGACTGGAGCGGGTCAGAAAAATGTGCTCCTGGAAGAACAGCGTTCAACTCCACTGCACAGAGGTTTACGTCCAAGTCTACTACAATCAGCTCCAACCCTGG ACCAGGTACCTACTCGCCTGGTGGGCCATGCAATCGGAAGGTATCATGGCCAATGAAATTTGGCTCACCAGACTGGTCCAGTGTGCCCATGCAGAAGAAAAAGGGACTTCGCACAGAg CTTCCATGTGACAAGGAGCTCCGGAAACATCGCAACAGAGTAGCTTATTTACGATTGTACTATTCATGA
- the si:ch211-66i15.4 gene encoding protein pitchfork isoform X2: protein MGIEDLTLESLPTPGPGSYDNHVVNTIVYNLERKPESKKGYSLAARTSPRFIQPFQTVTPSPQEYQQDWSGSEKCAPGRTAFNSTAQRFTSKSTTISSNPGPGTYSPGGPCNRKVSWPMKFGSPDWSSVPMQKKKGLRTELPCDKELRKHRNRVAYLRLYYS from the exons ATGGGAATTGAAGATCTCACACTGGAGAGTTTACCAACACCTGGCCCTGGCAGCTATGATAACCATGTG GTGAATACGATTGTTTATAACCTCgaaagaaaaccagaaagtAAGAAAGGCTATAGTTTAGCAGCCCGCACTTCGCCTCGCTTCATCCAGCCCTTCCAG aCTGTCACTCCATCACCCCAGGAATACCAGCAGGACTGGAGCGGGTCAGAAAAATGTGCTCCTGGAAGAACAGCGTTCAACTCCACTGCACAGAGGTTTACGTCCAAGTCTACTACAATCAGCTCCAACCCTGG ACCAGGTACCTACTCGCCTGGTGGGCCATGCAATCGGAAGGTATCATGGCCAATGAAATTTGGCTCACCAGACTGGTCCAGTGTGCCCATGCAGAAGAAAAAGGGACTTCGCACAGAg CTTCCATGTGACAAGGAGCTCCGGAAACATCGCAACAGAGTAGCTTATTTACGATTGTACTATTCATGA
- the taf8 gene encoding transcription initiation factor TFIID subunit 8 gives MADPAVAGGGPLSAGMRSVGNKPTSNPAENYYLARRRTLQVVVSSLLTECGFDSAEKAAVETLTEMMQSYITEVGRCAKASCEHTARSSPTLSDVVITLVEIGFNVDSLPLYAKRSQRMVITAPPVTNSPVIPKALVAGQKRTHPPYIPSHFPEFPDPHTYIKTPTFREPVSDYQVLREKAASQRRDVERALTRFMAKTGDTQSLFKDDITTFPLIAAKLSSIPYLNALLPSELELQSLEETDSSEQDDQTDTENNANNISGTGADKENAVVPPGGGVPSVKNNEENMIDNPYLRPVKKPKVRRKK, from the exons ATGGCAGACCCTGCGGTGGCAGGCGGCGGACCTTTAAGCGCCGGAATG CGGTCAGTTGGTAATAAACCAACTTCAAATCCTGCTGAGAATTATTACCTGGCCCGGCGGCGCACCCTGCAGGTGGTGGTCAGCTCTCTGCTGACTGAATGTGGCTTCGACAGTGCAGAGAAAGCAGCTGTGGAAACTCTAACCGAAATGATGCAGAGTT ATATAACTGAGGTTGGACGTTGTGCAAAAGCAAGCTGTGAGCATACAGCTAGAAGCAGCCCTACCCTCTCAGACGTGGTTATCACTTTGGTGGAAATAG GTTTTAATGTAGACTCGCTCCCCTTGTATGCCAAAAGATCACAGAGGATGGTCATAACAGCAC CACCAGTGACAAATTCTCCAGTGATTCCCAAGGCTCTTGTTGCGGGACAGAAGCGTACTCACCCTCCTTACATCCCGAGCCATTTCCCAGAATTTCCAGATCCACATACATACATCAAGACCCCG ACATTTCGTGAGCCTGTATCAGACTACCAGGTGCTAAGGGAGAAGGCAGCATCCCAGAGACGAGATGTCGAAAGGGCGCTTACACGTTTCATGGCAAAGACTGGAGACACACAAAGTCTCTTTAAAGATGATATCACTACTTTTCCAT TGATCGCAGCAAAGCTGAGCTCTATCCCGTACCTTAACGCTCTTCTGCCCTCTGAACTGGAGCTGCAGTCGCTGGAAGAGACAGACTCGTCTGAGCAGGATGAccagacagacacagaaaacAATGCAAACAACATTAGT GGCACAGGAGCAGATAAGGAGAATGCTGTTGTGCCACCTGGTGGCGGTGTACCTTCTGTGAAGAATAACGAGGAAAACATGATTGATAACCCGTACCTTCGACCAGTCAAGAAACCAAAAGTGAGGAGGAAAAAATGA
- the g0s2 gene encoding G0/G1 switch protein 2, with amino-acid sequence MEMMQEIIPFAREMLSVRPTKGTMKVYLVGGTFAVLGIISGLVEAVCSLFPEQEEGPLYELIEETVTLMVQAQEPQTMILEDDELDAEMEAKAKELPMLRQRRMSFRAHAS; translated from the coding sequence ATGGAGATGATGCAGGAGATAATTCCATTTGCAAGGGAAATGCTAAGTGTTCGGCCAACAAAGGGTACCATGAAGGTATATCTGGTGGGAGGGACCTTTGCAGTCCTGGGCATCATAAGCGGCTTGGTGGAGGCTGTGTGTTCACTCTTCCCCGAGCAGGAAGAAGGCCCTCTATATGAACTGATCGAGGAGACCGTAACATTGATGGTTCAGGCTCAAGAGCCACAAACAATGATCCTAGAAGATGATGAACTGGACGCTGAGATGGAAGCCAAGGCTAAGGAACTGCCCATGCTCAGGCAGCGGCGCATGAGTTTCAGAGCCCATGCCTCTTAA